A single genomic interval of Tsukamurella paurometabola harbors:
- the sucC gene encoding ADP-forming succinate--CoA ligase subunit beta: protein MDLFEYQAKELFVKHGVPTSAGRVTDNVADARAIAEEIGKPVMVKAQVKVGGRGKAGGVKYSADADAAQANAEAILGLDIKGHVVKKLLVAEASDIAEEYYISFLLDRANRTYLAMCSVEGGVEIEVTAEENPDALAKIAVDATKGVDVAFARQIAEAGKLPAEVLDAAAVTIAKLWEVFVKEDATLVEVNPLVRTPDDQILALDGKVSLDDNADFRHPDHEAFADAGSTDPLELKAKENDLNYVKLDGQVGVIGNGAGLVMSTLDVVAYAGENHGGVKPANFLDIGGGASAEVMAAGLDVILGDEQVKSVFVNVFGGITACDAVANGIVGALNTLGDTASKPLVVRLDGNKVEEGRAILAAANHPLVTLAETMDEGADKAAELANK from the coding sequence ATGGATCTCTTCGAATACCAAGCGAAGGAACTGTTCGTCAAGCACGGCGTGCCTACCTCGGCCGGCCGCGTGACGGACAATGTCGCCGACGCCCGCGCGATCGCCGAGGAAATCGGCAAGCCGGTGATGGTCAAGGCGCAGGTCAAGGTGGGTGGCCGCGGCAAGGCCGGCGGCGTGAAGTACTCCGCCGACGCCGATGCGGCGCAGGCCAACGCCGAGGCCATCCTGGGCCTGGACATCAAGGGTCACGTCGTCAAGAAGCTGCTGGTGGCCGAGGCGAGCGACATCGCCGAGGAGTACTACATCTCCTTCCTGCTCGACCGCGCGAACCGCACCTACCTGGCCATGTGCTCGGTCGAGGGCGGCGTGGAGATCGAGGTCACCGCCGAGGAGAACCCGGACGCGCTGGCGAAGATCGCCGTCGACGCGACCAAGGGCGTCGACGTGGCCTTCGCGCGCCAGATCGCCGAGGCCGGCAAGCTGCCCGCCGAGGTGCTCGACGCCGCGGCCGTGACCATCGCCAAGCTGTGGGAGGTGTTCGTCAAGGAGGACGCCACCCTGGTCGAGGTCAACCCGCTCGTCCGCACGCCGGACGACCAGATCCTCGCGCTGGACGGCAAGGTCTCGCTGGACGACAACGCCGACTTCCGCCACCCCGATCACGAGGCCTTCGCCGACGCCGGGTCCACCGACCCGCTCGAGCTCAAGGCCAAGGAGAACGACCTCAACTACGTCAAGCTCGACGGCCAGGTCGGCGTCATCGGCAACGGTGCGGGCCTCGTCATGTCGACCCTCGACGTGGTCGCCTACGCCGGCGAGAACCACGGCGGCGTCAAGCCCGCCAACTTCCTCGACATCGGCGGCGGCGCCTCGGCCGAGGTCATGGCCGCCGGCCTCGACGTCATCCTCGGCGACGAGCAGGTCAAGAGCGTCTTCGTCAACGTCTTCGGTGGCATCACGGCGTGCGACGCCGTGGCCAACGGCATCGTCGGCGCCCTGAACACGCTGGGCGACACGGCCTCCAAGCCGCTCGTCGTGCGCCTCGACGGCAACAAGGTCGAGGAGGGCCGGGCGATCCTGGCCGCCGCGAACCACCCGCTGGTGACGCTCGCGGAGACCATGGACGAAGGCGCCGACAAGGCCGCCGAGCTGGCGAACAAGTAA
- a CDS encoding LppX_LprAFG lipoprotein, with translation MKRTSRPALIAASAAVALSVVLTGCADKGTPSNGSDTPAASASAADASALLSSAAEASKKVTTTHFTVAVAGKVPNLPVTKVDGDLQVKPVTQATGTATIDIGGTSEGRFTYVDGKMYAAILGDKYVDYGDGASIYDVSALFDEKRGIPNILTKVTGAKAAGTETIDGQETTKITGTVPATEIAAISGSRVDPDKSVPVPTTLWVQNSGDKQLVRIEVKPSTEGTITLTFSKWGEKVTVTKPNVTPIEATDKPEAGESLPR, from the coding sequence ATGAAGCGCACTTCCCGCCCCGCCCTCATCGCGGCCTCGGCTGCCGTCGCGCTGAGCGTCGTGCTCACCGGCTGCGCCGACAAGGGCACGCCGTCGAACGGCTCGGACACGCCCGCCGCGTCCGCCTCCGCCGCGGACGCCTCCGCCCTGCTGTCCTCGGCCGCCGAGGCCTCGAAGAAGGTCACGACCACCCACTTCACCGTCGCCGTGGCAGGCAAGGTGCCCAACCTCCCCGTCACCAAGGTCGACGGTGACCTCCAGGTCAAGCCCGTCACGCAGGCGACCGGCACCGCGACGATCGACATCGGCGGCACCTCCGAGGGCAGGTTCACCTACGTCGACGGGAAGATGTACGCCGCGATCCTCGGCGACAAGTACGTCGACTACGGCGACGGCGCCTCGATCTACGACGTCTCCGCGCTCTTCGACGAGAAGCGCGGCATCCCGAACATCCTCACGAAGGTCACCGGCGCGAAGGCCGCGGGCACCGAGACGATCGACGGCCAGGAGACCACCAAGATCACCGGCACCGTGCCCGCCACCGAGATCGCGGCGATCTCCGGTTCGCGCGTCGACCCGGACAAGAGCGTCCCGGTCCCCACCACCCTGTGGGTCCAGAACTCCGGGGACAAGCAGCTCGTCCGCATCGAGGTCAAGCCCTCCACCGAGGGCACCATCACGCTCACCTTCTCGAAGTGGGGCGAGAAGGTCACGGTCACCAAGCCGAACGTGACCCCGATCGAGGCCACCGACAAGCCCGAGGCCGGCGAGTCACTGCCGCGCTGA
- a CDS encoding DUF4189 domain-containing protein has protein sequence MKTLTRKAFVAAVATASVAGGIQVAVAAPAANAAVNFGAIAVASNGASGRSWDYPSRAAAERAALNSCGWGSCRVLASFANGCGAVAETRTRFQGGTGRSLYAAQRSATSLAGGGTIKVWQCTSGHL, from the coding sequence ATGAAGACGCTCACCCGGAAGGCGTTCGTCGCCGCCGTCGCCACCGCGAGTGTCGCGGGCGGCATCCAGGTCGCCGTGGCGGCCCCCGCCGCGAACGCGGCGGTCAACTTCGGCGCCATCGCCGTCGCCAGCAACGGCGCGTCGGGCCGGTCGTGGGACTACCCGTCCCGCGCCGCCGCCGAGCGCGCCGCCCTGAACTCGTGCGGCTGGGGCAGCTGCCGGGTCCTCGCCTCCTTCGCGAACGGCTGCGGCGCCGTCGCGGAGACCCGTACCCGCTTCCAGGGCGGCACCGGCCGCTCCCTCTACGCAGCGCAGCGCAGCGCGACCTCACTCGCCGGCGGCGGGACCATCAAGGTCTGGCAGTGCACGTCCGGCCACCTCTGA
- a CDS encoding endo-1,4-beta-xylanase has product MAGLCRELSRCTGMTVRAFTDRRSWITDYPDTFSGYGSANLLDRDYRPKPAWEALRAAFR; this is encoded by the coding sequence ATGGCCGGCCTGTGCCGGGAACTGAGTCGGTGCACCGGAATGACGGTGAGGGCCTTCACCGACCGCCGCTCCTGGATCACCGACTACCCGGACACCTTCTCCGGCTACGGCAGCGCCAACCTCCTGGACCGGGACTACCGTCCCAAGCCCGCCTGGGAGGCGCTGCGCGCCGCCTTCCGCTGA
- a CDS encoding DUF7373 family lipoprotein, protein MGRRSRTALSIAMTAALAAGCSTTVAGTAVPDPSEPAVALDTGGISTRTRTPETSEAQQKVLASNVLAEKTLYAWDIDPAYVELRSFGVRAVAQASNLSDTVDDADGAAIGRRGLLYGFVSGRTNNAAGEWDGLSSAVLRMADDAAARGALDDHRTRVGAAAEKIGDRSDIVVTRFAPRGSATTTGYRVHAIAGSHLIVINTKAVDPVKARDQAVSAADRQRDLLAGFDSPGADRVAALPADKDGIVSRTVAPEALEQGTMTLDYGFREGSALLHWDTDPIASARLFEEAGIDLTGMGRNVVHRARDASAAKRFVQGASNLLSKEEESTEFTIDGLPAAKCRSYKVRGLIDMEARYTCYVSSGRYVAEYLDTQIARVKQVTAAGYLILRRAG, encoded by the coding sequence ATGGGCCGACGCAGTCGCACGGCGCTGTCGATCGCGATGACCGCCGCCCTGGCAGCGGGCTGCAGCACGACGGTCGCAGGCACCGCCGTGCCGGATCCGAGTGAACCGGCGGTCGCGCTGGACACCGGTGGAATCTCCACCAGGACCCGGACACCGGAGACCTCGGAGGCCCAGCAGAAGGTCCTGGCGTCGAACGTCCTGGCCGAGAAGACGCTGTACGCCTGGGACATCGATCCGGCCTACGTCGAGCTCCGGTCGTTCGGCGTCCGCGCCGTCGCCCAGGCGTCCAACCTGTCGGACACGGTCGACGATGCGGACGGCGCCGCGATCGGCAGGCGGGGCCTGCTGTACGGATTCGTATCGGGCCGGACCAATAACGCCGCCGGGGAGTGGGACGGCCTGTCCTCGGCGGTGCTCCGGATGGCGGACGACGCCGCGGCCCGGGGAGCGCTGGACGATCACCGGACGCGTGTGGGCGCCGCGGCCGAGAAGATCGGCGACCGGTCGGACATCGTCGTGACCAGGTTCGCCCCGCGCGGCTCCGCGACGACCACCGGCTACCGGGTTCACGCGATCGCCGGGTCGCATCTCATCGTGATCAACACCAAGGCGGTCGACCCGGTCAAGGCGCGCGACCAGGCGGTCTCCGCCGCGGACCGCCAGCGGGACCTGCTGGCCGGCTTCGACTCCCCCGGGGCGGACCGCGTCGCGGCCCTGCCCGCGGACAAGGACGGGATCGTCAGCCGCACGGTCGCCCCGGAGGCGCTGGAACAGGGCACGATGACCCTCGACTACGGATTCCGGGAGGGAAGCGCACTGCTCCACTGGGACACCGACCCCATCGCCTCGGCGCGCCTGTTCGAGGAAGCCGGGATCGATCTGACCGGCATGGGAAGGAATGTCGTCCACCGCGCACGGGACGCGTCGGCGGCCAAACGCTTCGTGCAGGGGGCGAGTAACCTGCTGAGCAAGGAGGAGGAGTCGACCGAGTTCACGATCGACGGGCTTCCCGCCGCGAAGTGCCGCTCGTACAAGGTCAGAGGGCTCATCGACATGGAAGCCAGATACACCTGCTACGTGAGCAGTGGCCGTTACGTAGCGGAATATCTGGACACCCAGATCGCGCGCGTCAAACAGGTCACCGCGGCCGGCTACCTCATCCTGCGCCGCGCGGGGTAG
- a CDS encoding DUF7373 family lipoprotein: MIAALAALLVAGCATTVDGTATAPASISSASAIPSGLDTGDFPTEPATVRQGDVDTAWITEGNRMLEAIVLPSDVDPALGAEVAGQEAAPTLTTADVTAVPDALRSPLTRMKVGVALARADRPQAAERELRIGLYRFDDSSIARQVVDSESFEQRPLPRVTVAGAGEGAVAETAPGTVDAFLAVGPLVVHVHARAKDTAAATVLAERTVARQLPVLRAFTPTRTDRIAAIPVDEPGVLRRTVWMTGPPRDAIRWIGALTMPMYERRVGDPVGTQKLRAAGVDAVGWNLGRLYRARDEAAARGLRPDPARNPAITAVGGVPQLGDAVACYTHQGGDPFCDVVVGRYFARIPAGTVTFARQAAAAQWVILTTNP; encoded by the coding sequence GTGATAGCCGCACTCGCGGCCCTGCTGGTCGCCGGGTGCGCCACGACGGTCGACGGGACCGCGACCGCACCGGCGTCGATCTCGTCCGCCTCTGCGATTCCGTCCGGACTGGATACCGGTGACTTCCCGACCGAGCCCGCGACGGTCCGCCAGGGGGACGTCGACACCGCGTGGATCACCGAGGGCAACCGGATGCTGGAGGCCATCGTGCTGCCGTCGGACGTGGACCCGGCTCTCGGGGCGGAGGTGGCCGGGCAGGAGGCGGCGCCAACGCTGACGACGGCCGATGTGACCGCCGTGCCGGACGCGCTGCGTTCACCTCTGACTCGGATGAAGGTCGGGGTCGCGCTCGCACGGGCGGACCGACCCCAGGCGGCCGAGCGGGAGCTGCGGATCGGGCTCTACCGGTTCGACGACTCCTCGATCGCGCGTCAGGTCGTCGATTCCGAGTCCTTCGAGCAGCGGCCCCTGCCGCGCGTGACCGTCGCCGGGGCAGGCGAGGGCGCGGTGGCGGAGACCGCGCCCGGGACGGTGGATGCGTTCCTCGCGGTCGGGCCCCTCGTCGTGCACGTCCACGCCCGGGCGAAGGACACCGCAGCGGCCACGGTGCTGGCGGAGCGGACCGTAGCCCGCCAATTGCCCGTGCTGCGGGCGTTCACGCCGACCCGGACGGACCGCATCGCGGCGATCCCCGTCGACGAGCCCGGCGTGCTGCGGCGCACCGTCTGGATGACCGGCCCTCCCCGTGACGCGATCCGGTGGATAGGCGCGCTGACGATGCCGATGTACGAACGGCGCGTGGGAGACCCCGTCGGTACGCAGAAGCTCCGCGCGGCCGGCGTGGACGCGGTCGGGTGGAACCTCGGCCGGCTCTACCGCGCCAGGGACGAGGCGGCGGCCCGCGGGCTGCGCCCCGATCCTGCGAGGAACCCGGCGATCACCGCGGTCGGCGGAGTGCCGCAGCTCGGCGATGCCGTGGCCTGCTACACCCACCAGGGCGGCGACCCCTTCTGCGACGTCGTCGTGGGCCGGTACTTCGCCCGGATACCTGCGGGTACGGTGACGTTCGCGCGGCAGGCCGCCGCCGCGCAATGGGTGATCCTGACCACGAATCCGTAG
- a CDS encoding DUF7373 family lipoprotein produces MNTRLGAAPPAIALVAALVSACSTVVAGTPVAETTVARLDPGNFPTTPRTVTAESAADAWQQEGMILADAVIAPSDVDAALTALVTDEFEGAGGPLLRIGQIIERNSLRGVPVGGIPPAKAASLELNTKFDVGFMSTAGDSATTPRTQLSATLLRFSTDAGAEKAVITLRADPPAPAALARIPGAVLVSSASGGGVTKTVVAAPVNNLVALVWATTRGTDSADLAIRGLTSQLERARTYRPSIALSSVVIPAVPMDRDGIMSRTLESQNDNQNKTRTAFGLSSGFELGDGYFTARTAYLINRNPGWLRVATRNGIDLIGKTNRTSVLRARDRASAKVYLVEVRVDPGSTQAYEVPGLSRDDAGCTYDSVLTRPYTCYATVGRYVLQAESTTLDLARQAISATYLINRTVGEN; encoded by the coding sequence ATGAACACACGTCTCGGCGCCGCGCCGCCCGCTATCGCTCTCGTCGCCGCGCTGGTCTCGGCCTGCTCCACGGTGGTGGCCGGCACGCCGGTCGCCGAGACCACCGTGGCGAGACTCGACCCGGGGAACTTCCCGACCACACCGCGCACCGTCACCGCGGAGTCCGCCGCCGACGCGTGGCAGCAGGAGGGCATGATCCTCGCGGACGCCGTCATCGCACCGTCCGACGTGGACGCCGCCCTGACTGCGCTGGTCACCGACGAGTTCGAGGGTGCCGGCGGGCCGCTCCTCCGGATCGGCCAGATCATCGAGAGGAACAGCCTGCGCGGCGTCCCGGTCGGCGGGATCCCGCCCGCCAAGGCTGCAAGTCTGGAACTGAACACGAAGTTCGACGTCGGGTTCATGAGCACCGCCGGCGATTCTGCGACCACGCCTAGGACCCAACTGTCGGCGACACTCCTGCGCTTCTCCACCGATGCGGGCGCCGAGAAGGCGGTGATCACGCTCCGGGCGGACCCACCCGCACCCGCGGCGCTGGCGCGCATCCCCGGCGCCGTCCTGGTGTCGAGCGCGAGCGGCGGCGGGGTGACCAAGACCGTCGTCGCTGCGCCGGTGAACAACCTCGTCGCCCTCGTGTGGGCGACTACGCGCGGCACCGACAGTGCGGACCTGGCGATCCGCGGGCTCACCTCCCAACTGGAGCGCGCCCGCACGTATCGCCCGTCGATCGCGCTCTCCAGCGTCGTGATTCCAGCCGTTCCGATGGACCGGGACGGGATCATGTCGCGCACGCTCGAGTCGCAGAACGACAACCAGAACAAGACCAGGACGGCCTTCGGACTGTCGAGTGGGTTCGAACTGGGCGACGGGTACTTCACCGCACGCACGGCGTACCTGATCAACCGCAATCCGGGCTGGCTCCGCGTGGCGACCCGCAACGGCATCGATCTCATCGGTAAGACGAACCGGACTTCGGTATTACGCGCCCGGGACCGGGCGTCGGCGAAGGTCTACCTGGTCGAGGTCCGCGTCGATCCCGGATCGACCCAGGCGTACGAGGTACCAGGGCTGTCCCGCGACGACGCGGGGTGCACCTACGACTCAGTGCTCACGCGGCCATACACGTGTTACGCCACGGTCGGGCGGTACGTCCTCCAGGCGGAGTCGACGACCCTCGACCTCGCCCGCCAGGCGATCTCCGCCACCTACCTGATCAACAGGACCGTCGGCGAGAACTGA
- a CDS encoding acetoacetate--CoA ligase, whose amino-acid sequence MHSIDRFAESVGLPTGDYGAVYQWSVSEPEAFWGAVWDFFELGERSGPVLAAREMPGARWFPEVELNYVDRVLRFASQPGAAIVGLSDDGARVEIPWSELPARVSAVAELLRSLGVGVGDTVAAYLPDEPFAVLAFLATASIGAVWSGCGQDYAPEGAAGRMAQLEPKVLFARDGYAFGDKRIDKRADTAELAGLLGVPASHVITELPEPGPDTPELKPVRVPFDHPLWVLFSSGTTGKPKGIVQGHGGILVEHVKVLGLHNEIGPGDVFFWHTALSWMMWNYQVAGLLVGATIVTFSGHPLAPTADRLWQVCEDEKVTFFGTSPGQLQASRKAGLNPGTEHALVLKTIGSTGSPLAPDLFTWVDEHVAAGLPVSSVSGGTDVCSAFCGGTASVPHVPGELTVRYLGCALQAWAPDRTPLIGEVGEMVITVPMPSMPTNFWNDPGDAKYRAAYFEHEWTDGIAPNVWRHGDWVELTDRGSITIHGRSDATLNRNGIRMGSADIYEVVEAVPEVAEAMVVGVDGPDAKYWMPMFLTLVPGKELTEELVQRIRTDVRTRLSPRHVPDEVILAPGIPHTKTGKKLEIPVTGMLAGRDVNVDPKSVDDPDLLSWYEEQGRAHVW is encoded by the coding sequence GTGCATTCGATCGATCGCTTCGCAGAGTCCGTCGGCCTCCCCACGGGGGACTACGGCGCCGTGTACCAGTGGTCCGTGTCCGAGCCCGAGGCGTTCTGGGGCGCGGTGTGGGACTTCTTCGAGCTGGGGGAGCGGAGCGGCCCGGTGCTGGCGGCGCGGGAGATGCCCGGAGCCCGCTGGTTCCCCGAGGTGGAGCTGAACTACGTCGACCGGGTGCTGCGCTTCGCCTCACAGCCGGGCGCGGCGATCGTCGGTCTGTCGGACGACGGTGCGCGGGTGGAGATCCCGTGGTCGGAGTTGCCGGCGCGGGTCTCCGCGGTCGCGGAGCTGCTGCGCTCGCTGGGCGTGGGTGTGGGCGACACCGTCGCCGCGTATCTGCCCGACGAGCCGTTCGCGGTGCTGGCGTTTCTGGCGACGGCGTCGATCGGTGCCGTCTGGTCCGGCTGCGGGCAGGACTACGCCCCGGAGGGCGCCGCGGGCCGGATGGCGCAGCTGGAACCGAAGGTGCTCTTCGCCCGCGACGGCTACGCCTTCGGCGACAAGCGCATCGACAAGCGCGCCGACACCGCGGAACTCGCCGGGCTGCTGGGGGTTCCGGCCTCGCACGTCATCACGGAGCTGCCGGAGCCGGGCCCGGACACCCCGGAGCTGAAGCCCGTCCGGGTACCGTTCGATCACCCGCTGTGGGTCCTGTTCTCGTCGGGTACGACAGGTAAGCCCAAGGGCATCGTGCAGGGGCACGGCGGCATCCTCGTCGAGCATGTGAAGGTGCTCGGCCTGCACAACGAGATCGGCCCCGGCGATGTCTTCTTCTGGCACACCGCCCTGTCGTGGATGATGTGGAACTACCAGGTGGCCGGGCTGCTGGTGGGTGCCACGATCGTCACCTTCTCCGGCCACCCGCTGGCGCCGACGGCGGACCGGCTGTGGCAGGTGTGCGAGGACGAGAAGGTCACCTTCTTCGGCACCAGCCCCGGGCAACTGCAGGCCTCCCGCAAGGCAGGCCTGAACCCGGGCACCGAACACGCGTTGGTGCTCAAGACGATCGGCAGTACCGGCTCTCCGCTCGCGCCGGACCTGTTCACCTGGGTCGACGAGCACGTCGCCGCCGGACTGCCGGTGAGCTCCGTCTCCGGCGGTACGGACGTGTGCAGCGCGTTCTGCGGCGGCACCGCCTCGGTGCCGCACGTGCCGGGCGAGCTGACGGTGCGTTACCTCGGGTGCGCGCTGCAGGCGTGGGCGCCGGACCGGACGCCGCTGATCGGCGAGGTCGGCGAGATGGTCATCACCGTGCCGATGCCGTCGATGCCCACGAACTTCTGGAACGACCCGGGCGACGCGAAGTACCGCGCCGCCTACTTCGAGCACGAGTGGACCGACGGGATCGCGCCGAACGTGTGGCGCCACGGCGACTGGGTGGAGCTGACCGACCGCGGGTCGATCACCATCCACGGCCGCAGCGATGCGACGTTGAACCGCAACGGCATCCGCATGGGTTCCGCCGACATCTACGAGGTGGTCGAGGCCGTCCCCGAGGTCGCCGAGGCCATGGTCGTCGGCGTGGACGGGCCCGACGCGAAGTACTGGATGCCGATGTTCCTCACCCTCGTTCCCGGCAAGGAGCTGACGGAGGAGCTGGTGCAACGCATCCGCACCGATGTCCGCACCAGGCTCTCCCCGCGGCACGTGCCCGACGAGGTGATCCTGGCGCCGGGCATCCCGCACACCAAGACGGGGAAGAAGCTGGAGATCCCCGTGACCGGCATGCTCGCCGGCCGCGACGTGAACGTCGACCCGAAGTCCGTCGACGATCCGGACCTGCTCAGCTGGTACGAGGAGCAGGGCCGCGCCCACGTGTGGTGA
- a CDS encoding AMP-binding protein — MTTPSYDRGEAEPALLTATIGAQLEMTADRFGERTALVDVPSGRRWTYDELLADSRAFAAGLLRNGIRRGDRVGVWAPNTPEWVIVQFGTALAGVILVNLNPAYRQRELEYALNQSGIVAVYSMTSFKTSEYAAMLEAARPEAPALRDVVTFGSPAWEAYLAAPSDNELDALADLGDELRADDPINIQYTSGTTGFPKGATLTHGNILNNGFLVGELLNYTEQDSICIPVPFYHCFGMVMGNLAAITHGAAMVIPGPAFLPADALAAVAAEKCTSLYGVPTMFIAELALADFDSYDLSSLRTGIMAGSPCPEEVMRKVVDRMGMSEVSICYGMTETSPVSTQTRVDDALELRVGTVGRVGPHLEIQVIDPIDGTVMPRGEVGELCTRGYSVMKGYWNNEEKTAEAIDADGWMHTGDLATMDENGYVRITGRIKDMVIRGGENIYPREIEEFLYTHPDILDAQVIGVPDEKYGEELMAWIQLREGVESFTVDDLKAFAEGKIARHKIPRYVHVVSAFPMTVSGKIRKVQMREESVTLLGLEG, encoded by the coding sequence ATGACCACCCCGTCCTACGACCGCGGCGAGGCCGAGCCCGCGCTGCTCACCGCCACGATCGGCGCCCAGCTCGAGATGACGGCCGATCGGTTCGGCGAGCGCACCGCGCTCGTCGACGTGCCGTCGGGCCGGCGCTGGACCTACGACGAGCTGCTCGCGGACTCCCGCGCTTTCGCGGCCGGGCTGCTGCGCAACGGAATCCGGCGCGGCGATCGCGTGGGCGTGTGGGCGCCCAACACGCCGGAGTGGGTCATCGTGCAGTTCGGCACGGCGCTGGCCGGCGTCATCCTGGTCAACCTCAATCCCGCGTACCGGCAGCGCGAGCTGGAGTACGCCCTGAACCAATCGGGCATCGTGGCCGTGTACTCGATGACCAGCTTCAAGACCTCCGAGTACGCGGCGATGCTGGAGGCCGCCCGGCCCGAGGCGCCCGCGCTGCGTGACGTGGTCACCTTCGGCTCGCCCGCCTGGGAGGCGTACCTGGCGGCACCGTCGGACAACGAGCTCGACGCCCTCGCGGACCTCGGTGACGAGCTGCGCGCCGACGACCCGATCAACATCCAGTACACCTCGGGCACCACGGGATTCCCCAAGGGCGCCACGCTGACCCACGGCAACATCCTCAACAACGGCTTCCTCGTGGGCGAGCTGCTGAACTACACCGAGCAGGACTCGATCTGCATCCCGGTGCCCTTCTACCACTGCTTCGGCATGGTGATGGGCAACCTCGCCGCCATCACCCACGGCGCCGCCATGGTGATCCCCGGCCCGGCGTTCCTGCCCGCGGACGCGCTGGCCGCCGTCGCCGCCGAGAAGTGCACCAGCCTCTACGGCGTGCCCACGATGTTCATCGCCGAGCTCGCCCTCGCGGATTTCGACTCCTACGACCTCTCCAGCCTGCGCACCGGCATCATGGCCGGCTCACCGTGCCCGGAGGAGGTCATGCGCAAGGTGGTCGACCGGATGGGTATGAGCGAGGTCTCCATCTGCTACGGCATGACGGAGACCTCGCCCGTGTCCACGCAGACCCGCGTCGACGACGCCCTGGAGCTGCGCGTCGGCACCGTCGGCCGGGTGGGACCGCACCTGGAGATCCAGGTGATCGACCCGATCGACGGCACCGTGATGCCCCGCGGCGAGGTCGGGGAGCTCTGCACCCGTGGTTACTCCGTGATGAAGGGCTACTGGAACAACGAGGAGAAGACCGCCGAGGCCATCGACGCGGACGGCTGGATGCACACCGGTGACCTCGCGACCATGGACGAGAACGGCTACGTGCGCATCACGGGCCGCATCAAGGACATGGTGATCCGCGGCGGCGAGAACATCTACCCGCGCGAGATCGAGGAGTTCCTCTACACCCACCCGGACATCCTGGACGCACAGGTGATCGGCGTGCCCGACGAGAAGTACGGCGAGGAACTGATGGCCTGGATCCAGCTCCGCGAGGGGGTGGAGTCCTTCACCGTGGACGACCTGAAGGCGTTCGCGGAGGGGAAGATCGCGCGACACAAGATCCCGCGGTACGTGCACGTGGTATCGGCCTTCCCTATGACGGTATCGGGAAAGATCCGCAAGGTGCAGATGCGAGAAGAGTCCGTGACGCTGCTCGGTCTGGAAGGGTGA
- a CDS encoding HpcH/HpaI aldolase/citrate lyase family protein yields MFHHDDLSAPAWRPPGPAILFCPADRPERYAKAAERADAVILDLEDAVTADARPAAREALIDNDLDPATTIVRVNAFGTYDFAEDIEALRRTAYRVVMLAKTESAHQLDRLAQVDGLQVIALIETPLGAVNVNEIAAHPRCIGLMWGAEDLVAAMGGRSSRFADQTYRDVPRYVRSATRLAAAAHGRFALDAVHIDIADTEGLAAEAEDAVALGFAATVCIHPSQAAVIRAAYRPTDDEIAWAREVLEAEAGNNGVYQVRGQMIDAPLLAQARAIVARAD; encoded by the coding sequence ATGTTCCACCACGACGACCTGAGCGCTCCCGCGTGGCGGCCACCCGGCCCCGCGATCCTGTTCTGCCCGGCGGATCGGCCCGAGCGGTACGCCAAGGCGGCCGAGCGCGCCGACGCGGTGATCCTCGACCTCGAAGACGCGGTGACCGCCGACGCGCGGCCCGCGGCGCGTGAGGCCCTGATCGACAACGACCTCGACCCGGCGACGACGATCGTGCGGGTGAACGCCTTCGGCACCTACGACTTCGCCGAAGACATCGAGGCGCTGCGCCGCACGGCCTATCGTGTGGTCATGCTCGCCAAGACCGAGTCGGCGCACCAGCTGGACCGGCTGGCGCAGGTCGACGGGTTGCAGGTGATCGCGCTCATCGAGACGCCCCTGGGCGCCGTGAACGTGAACGAGATCGCCGCCCACCCGCGGTGCATCGGCCTCATGTGGGGCGCGGAGGACCTGGTGGCCGCGATGGGCGGGCGGTCCAGCCGCTTCGCGGATCAGACGTACCGCGACGTCCCCCGGTACGTCCGCTCGGCGACCCGGCTCGCGGCGGCCGCGCACGGCAGGTTCGCGCTCGACGCGGTGCACATCGACATCGCCGACACCGAGGGGCTCGCCGCCGAGGCGGAGGACGCCGTGGCGCTCGGCTTCGCCGCCACCGTCTGCATCCATCCCTCGCAGGCGGCGGTGATCCGTGCCGCCTATCGGCCCACGGACGACGAGATCGCCTGGGCCCGCGAGGTGCTCGAGGCGGAGGCCGGCAACAACGGCGTCTACCAGGTGCGGGGTCAGATGATCGACGCGCCGCTGCTCGCCCAGGCCCGCGCGATCGTCGCCCGGGCCGACTGA